In Fodinibius salicampi, the genomic window CCTGAAAATATAAATGTTCAGCTTATTGTTGAACTTTATTCTAAGTAATTTTAACCATTTAGTGCGATAACGCTTAAATTATGAGCAATTATAGCATACAGATGCCCGAGCCTCTTGATGTTAAAGAAGCAACGGATACGTTTGGAACTTTTATCTTGCAACCTCTGGAAAGAGGATTTGGAGTAACAGTTGGTAATTCATTTCGAAGAATACTGTTATCATCTTTACCTGGAATTGCGATTAATGCGATTAAGATACAGGGAGTAGAACATGAATACTCCAGTATCGATGGGGTTAAGGAGGATGTCTATGAAATTATTCTGAATCTTAAGGAAGTTCGCTTTAGTCAGGTTGAAAAGAGCAGCGGAGTGGTACATGTCTCTAAGTCGGGGGAAGGAACATTTACAGCAGCAGATATTGCTGACGCTACGGCCGACTATGAAGTATTAAATCCGGATTTGGTTATTGCAACAATGGCCGAAGATGCGGAACTAGAAATTGAGCTTCGCTTAGGACGTGGCCGTGGATATGTACCAGCAGAAGAACAAAATGTTGATACTTCCGAAGATGTCAATCTGATCCCCATTGATGCCATTTATACTCCGATAAAGCAGGTTCAATTTGATGTTGAAAATGTACGGGTCGGACAGCACACTGACTATGAAAAGCTGGTAATGGATATAACAACAGATGGATCTATTAATTCCAAAGAGGCACTGACTATAGCGGGTAAGATTCTCAAGGAGCATATAGAGAAATTTATTACCGAAGAAATTGATGAGCCTTTTACGCAAGAAGAGGAGGAAGTAGATGCAGAGAAACAACGTATTACTAATCTGTTGAAAACAAGTATTGAAGATCTCAACTTGAGCGTCCGCTCTTATAATTGTCTTAAATCAGCTAATATTAATACCATAGGTGAGCTGGTAACACGAGACGAACAAGATCTTTTGAAGTTTAGAAACTTTGGTAAAAAATCCTTGGCCGAATTAGTTGAGGTTATTGAAGGCAAGGATCTCCATTTTGGAATGGATGTTAGTAAGTATTTAGATAACTCTTAAAGGAATTTTAGGAAGAAATGCGTCATTTAGTAAAAGGAAGAAAACTTGGTAGAACACCTGCGCACAGAAAGGCAACCATGAGTTCCCTTTCTGTTGCACTTATAAAAGAACACAGAATTGTGACTACTGAGGCGAAAGCGAAAGAGCTTCGTAGCTATGTTGAACCATTAATTACACGGGCTAAGGAAGACACGACCCATAACAGGCGTCAGGTTTTTTCTAAACTTAAAGACAAACAGGCCGTATCACATCTATTTGATGAAGTTGCTCAAAAAGCAATGGATCGTCCTGGAGGTTATACACGTGTGATAAAGATTGGTAATCGTTCCGGAGATGGCGCAAAAATG contains:
- a CDS encoding DNA-directed RNA polymerase subunit alpha, yielding MSNYSIQMPEPLDVKEATDTFGTFILQPLERGFGVTVGNSFRRILLSSLPGIAINAIKIQGVEHEYSSIDGVKEDVYEIILNLKEVRFSQVEKSSGVVHVSKSGEGTFTAADIADATADYEVLNPDLVIATMAEDAELEIELRLGRGRGYVPAEEQNVDTSEDVNLIPIDAIYTPIKQVQFDVENVRVGQHTDYEKLVMDITTDGSINSKEALTIAGKILKEHIEKFITEEIDEPFTQEEEEVDAEKQRITNLLKTSIEDLNLSVRSYNCLKSANINTIGELVTRDEQDLLKFRNFGKKSLAELVEVIEGKDLHFGMDVSKYLDNS
- the rplQ gene encoding 50S ribosomal protein L17 — encoded protein: MSSLSVALIKEHRIVTTEAKAKELRSYVEPLITRAKEDTTHNRRQVFSKLKDKQAVSHLFDEVAQKAMDRPGGYTRVIKIGNRSGDGAKMAVMELVDYNDIKPEDSQKRKRTRRAGQSTKTTSSDSEEQKDASSDTEKLEDTGGSEEE